The Candidatus Vicinibacter affinis genome has a window encoding:
- a CDS encoding DUF86 domain-containing protein codes for MSRRDTLLLLNDMLQSAKKIKQYTTGFDFQVFISDDKTIDAVVRNFEIIGEAANRIDPDFKNNHPEIEWRRIKGFRNRIVHDYFGIDYGIVWDIIDSYLDNLIENLQEIIDKLNAT; via the coding sequence ATGTCTAGGCGAGATACGTTATTGCTTTTGAACGATATGTTGCAATCTGCTAAAAAGATTAAGCAATATACAACTGGCTTCGATTTTCAAGTGTTTATATCTGATGACAAAACAATTGATGCAGTAGTACGAAATTTTGAAATAATTGGAGAAGCAGCAAATAGAATAGATCCAGATTTTAAAAATAATCATCCGGAGATTGAATGGAGAAGAATCAAAGGTTTTCGAAATAGAATTGTACATGATTATTTTGGAATTGACTACGGAATAGTCTGGGATATTATTGATTCCTATTTAGATAATTTAATTGAGAATTTGCAAGAAATAATAGATAAACTAAATGCCACATAG
- a CDS encoding (deoxy)nucleoside triphosphate pyrophosphohydrolase encodes MKKIEVVAGVIFWKNLVLCVQRPKNKLHYISEKYEFPGGKIEEGETREEALHRELLEELNLSIKIKSFFLTVVHEYPDFELTMHSFICEADSKEITLNEHVDKKWLHINELTKLDWAAADIPIVNKLLLNE; translated from the coding sequence ATGAAAAAAATTGAAGTCGTTGCAGGTGTAATATTTTGGAAGAATCTAGTACTATGTGTTCAAAGACCAAAAAACAAGCTCCATTACATTTCTGAGAAATATGAATTTCCTGGGGGTAAAATTGAAGAAGGTGAAACCAGGGAAGAAGCCTTACATCGAGAGTTACTAGAAGAGTTGAATCTTTCTATAAAAATAAAGTCTTTTTTTCTAACTGTAGTTCATGAATACCCAGATTTTGAATTAACAATGCATAGTTTTATATGTGAAGCTGATTCGAAAGAAATCACGCTTAATGAACATGTTGATAAAAAATGGTTGCACATTAATGAGCTAACCAAACTAGATTGGGCAGCAGCTGATATTCCAATAGTCAATAAACTATTATTAAATGAATAA